From SAR202 cluster bacterium, a single genomic window includes:
- a CDS encoding Gfo/Idh/MocA family oxidoreductase: protein MPETLKVTQIGIAHTHANNALAAASRPVTKQLNMEMAGIYEPDPDMWEARHKRPEYADIPKFDSVDQILNDPSIKAVFIQTWPWECLYWARLALQAGKHIHLDKPPGLSLPMLKELYALAASKGLFIQMGYMWRFNAGFEWAQKAVKDGLIGRVTFARFRAGSVPEYWNRNHVHQFPGGIMQEESCHLFDQAAAMFGRPDKITPILRSDARGFEGMPPGVDNAIVIMEYEKQGAMAVIEATGTESDPGPHRHAEIHGLEGSIVLQPIEPPAIDLCLRQDKGEYRKGWQKIAVENRPRYTLDLVEFAGVIRGEISPRFTPEHDLIAHETLIRACGGVMPAGK, encoded by the coding sequence ATGCCCGAGACCCTCAAGGTAACCCAGATCGGCATCGCGCACACCCACGCCAACAACGCCCTTGCCGCCGCGTCGCGGCCCGTGACGAAGCAGCTCAACATGGAAATGGCAGGCATATACGAGCCGGACCCCGACATGTGGGAGGCCCGGCACAAGCGGCCGGAGTACGCAGACATCCCGAAGTTCGACTCCGTGGACCAGATTCTGAACGACCCCTCGATCAAGGCCGTATTCATCCAGACCTGGCCGTGGGAGTGCCTGTATTGGGCGCGGCTCGCGCTGCAGGCGGGCAAGCACATCCACCTGGACAAGCCTCCGGGCCTGTCTTTGCCGATGCTCAAGGAGCTGTACGCGCTGGCCGCGTCGAAAGGCCTCTTCATCCAGATGGGGTACATGTGGCGCTTCAACGCGGGCTTCGAGTGGGCGCAAAAGGCGGTCAAGGACGGGCTGATCGGACGCGTCACGTTCGCCCGATTCCGCGCGGGCAGCGTGCCGGAGTACTGGAACCGCAACCATGTGCACCAGTTCCCGGGCGGCATCATGCAGGAGGAGTCGTGCCACCTGTTCGACCAGGCGGCGGCGATGTTCGGCAGGCCGGACAAGATCACGCCGATCCTTCGCTCCGACGCGCGCGGCTTCGAGGGCATGCCGCCCGGCGTCGATAACGCCATCGTCATCATGGAGTACGAGAAGCAGGGCGCGATGGCCGTAATCGAGGCAACGGGCACCGAGAGCGACCCCGGCCCTCACCGCCACGCGGAGATCCATGGGCTGGAAGGCTCCATCGTCCTCCAGCCGATAGAGCCGCCCGCCATCGACCTGTGCCTCCGCCAGGACAAGGGCGAGTACAGGAAGGGCTGGCAAAAGATCGCCGTAGAGAACAGGCCGCGCTACACGCTGGATCTGGTGGAGTTCGCTGGAGTCATCCGCGGCGAGATCAGCCCGCGCTTCACGCCCGAGCACGACCTGATCGCCCACGAGACGCTCATCCGTGCCTGCGGCGGGGTGATGCCTGCGGGGAAGTAG
- a CDS encoding NUDIX domain-containing protein — MTVERVEKVTAVVLRPGKSGAAEMLVFDHPLKEGGSMIQLPAGTLEKDETTEAGALRELFEETGVQGEPVALAGVRDEEWQGQLRRRWIYIVRPPEGLPGEWPYSCDCGTPILFRWMPFDTAQIFEPQQPWVEMAREWARKSSLEKGARS, encoded by the coding sequence ATGACCGTCGAACGCGTGGAAAAGGTTACTGCGGTCGTCCTTCGCCCCGGCAAGAGCGGCGCGGCCGAGATGCTCGTCTTCGACCACCCCTTGAAAGAAGGCGGCTCCATGATCCAGCTCCCGGCCGGCACGCTGGAGAAGGATGAGACCACGGAGGCGGGCGCCCTTCGCGAGCTGTTCGAGGAGACCGGCGTCCAGGGGGAGCCGGTGGCGCTCGCCGGAGTTCGCGATGAGGAGTGGCAGGGCCAGCTCCGCCGCCGCTGGATCTACATCGTCCGACCGCCCGAAGGGCTGCCGGGCGAGTGGCCGTACAGCTGCGACTGCGGCACCCCGATCCTCTTCCGCTGGATGCCGTTCGATACGGCGCAGATCTTCGAGCCGCAGCAGCCATGGGTAGAAATGGCGCGGGAGTGGGCGAGGAAGAGCAGCCTGGAAAAGGGAGCGAGATCGTGA